Proteins found in one Seonamhaeicola sp. S2-3 genomic segment:
- a CDS encoding choice-of-anchor L domain-containing protein — translation MKYYIYFILLAFSFKNFAQNIQVDSQSYTPQQLIEDILINSNCIENVTVTNVIGGNFSGTDQSYGYFDATGTSFPFQNGIVLSTGKLSNVEGPNNNLSDDDAPNWNGDNDLENILNESNTHNATIIEFEFTSTANFVSFRYIFASEEYRKNNTNTCKYSDLFGFLIRNVNDTQYTNIALIPNTQTPVKVTTVHPEIPNGCAAQNPTYFGSWNDPTAPINFNGQTAVLTATANTIPNETYHVKLVIADEQNYRYDSAVFLEANSFELSTDLGPDRLISTNNPLCENETLTLNASQSGNNTYKWFKDGNEILNETNATYLVNEAGTYTVEVTLENNCIAYGEIIVEYTQAPTTSNTTLTQCDADQDGFTTYNLLDAQQSISNGSNNVNISFYTSYPNAENAVNPIQNPESFQNTSPQQIIYVRVENSFGCFSIAELTLDISNETINIPPFEACDDEVIDGFTEFNVSDLINHVEQNINSNLNLSVQLYKTEQDALNNLNTITGTYVNTIDYNETLFVKTETNNGSCYAIGTLELQVLEPPIFDETTTNNIYCLNQYPNTITINAGLLNGTNNNPTFEWYFNNVFLPESTSSIEINEIGTYTVNVSFSNGCSASTNILVNASNIATIDNIEIEQTSKNNSVTIHVTGEGDYQYALDSQIFNDNNVFTNISSGFHTIFVLDKNGCGIIEEEIAVLGFPKFFTPNNDGYNDTWKPLGVNETFNSNIKIQIFNRFGKLLKTINPIESGWDGTFAGKLLASDDYWYVALLPNGASFNGHFTLKR, via the coding sequence ATGAAATACTATATTTACTTTATTCTATTAGCCTTTAGCTTTAAAAATTTTGCTCAAAATATTCAAGTAGATAGTCAATCCTATACACCTCAACAACTTATTGAAGATATTTTAATTAATAGCAATTGTATAGAAAATGTTACTGTAACCAATGTAATAGGTGGAAATTTTAGCGGAACAGACCAAAGTTATGGTTATTTTGATGCTACCGGAACTTCGTTTCCTTTTCAAAATGGTATTGTTTTAAGTACTGGTAAACTTAGTAATGTAGAGGGACCCAATAACAATTTAAGTGATGATGATGCACCTAACTGGAATGGCGATAATGACTTAGAAAACATTCTTAATGAGAGTAACACTCACAATGCTACTATTATTGAATTTGAATTTACTTCTACCGCAAATTTTGTAAGTTTTAGATATATTTTTGCTTCAGAAGAATACCGAAAAAACAATACTAATACTTGCAAATATTCAGATTTATTTGGATTTCTAATTAGAAATGTTAATGACACACAATATACCAATATTGCGCTTATACCAAATACACAAACACCTGTAAAAGTTACAACCGTACACCCAGAAATACCAAACGGATGTGCTGCACAAAACCCAACCTATTTTGGTAGTTGGAATGACCCAACAGCACCCATAAACTTTAACGGACAAACGGCTGTTTTAACGGCAACAGCTAATACCATTCCTAATGAAACATACCATGTTAAGTTGGTTATTGCAGATGAGCAAAACTATCGTTACGACTCTGCTGTATTTTTAGAAGCAAACAGTTTTGAATTAAGTACAGATTTAGGTCCAGATAGGTTAATTTCTACCAACAACCCCTTGTGTGAAAACGAAACTTTAACACTAAATGCTTCTCAATCTGGAAACAACACATACAAATGGTTTAAAGATGGAAACGAAATTTTAAACGAAACTAATGCTACTTATTTAGTTAATGAAGCAGGAACTTATACTGTAGAAGTTACCTTAGAAAATAATTGTATTGCCTACGGAGAAATTATTGTTGAATATACACAAGCCCCTACAACATCAAACACTACTTTAACTCAATGTGATGCTGATCAAGATGGATTTACAACCTACAATTTATTAGATGCTCAACAAAGTATTTCCAACGGAAGTAATAATGTAAATATAAGCTTCTACACCTCATATCCTAATGCTGAAAATGCTGTAAACCCCATTCAAAATCCTGAATCTTTTCAAAACACATCACCTCAACAAATAATTTATGTTAGAGTTGAAAATTCTTTTGGATGCTTTTCAATAGCAGAATTAACTTTAGATATTTCAAATGAAACTATTAATATTCCTCCATTTGAAGCTTGTGATGATGAAGTTATTGATGGCTTTACAGAATTTAACGTTTCAGATTTAATAAATCATGTAGAACAAAACATTAACAGTAACCTTAACCTATCGGTTCAACTTTATAAAACAGAACAAGACGCTTTAAATAACCTAAATACCATTACGGGTACTTATGTAAATACAATAGATTATAATGAAACCCTTTTTGTAAAAACAGAAACCAATAACGGGTCTTGTTATGCCATTGGTACTTTAGAATTACAAGTTTTAGAACCGCCTATTTTTGATGAAACTACTACTAATAATATATACTGCTTAAACCAGTACCCTAATACAATAACAATAAACGCTGGCTTATTAAACGGAACAAATAACAACCCTACTTTTGAGTGGTATTTTAACAATGTGTTTCTTCCTGAAAGTACATCAAGTATTGAAATTAATGAAATTGGCACATATACTGTAAACGTATCATTTTCAAATGGGTGTTCTGCTTCAACAAATATCTTAGTTAATGCTTCTAACATTGCTACTATTGATAATATAGAAATTGAGCAAACCTCAAAAAACAATTCTGTTACAATTCATGTTACTGGAGAAGGCGATTATCAATACGCACTAGATTCGCAAATTTTTAATGACAATAATGTATTTACTAATATTTCTTCTGGTTTTCACACCATTTTTGTTTTAGATAAAAACGGTTGTGGTATTATTGAAGAAGAAATTGCTGTTCTTGGTTTTCCTAAATTTTTCACTCCAAATAATGATGGTTATAATGACACATGGAAACCTTTAGGTGTTAATGAAACTTTCAATTCTAATATTAAAATTCAAATTTTTAATCGTTTCGGAAAACTCCTTAAAACCATTAATCCCATAGAATCTGGTTGGGATGGCACCTTTGCAGGAAAACTTTTAGCATCAGACGACTATTGGTATGTAGCCCTATTACCTAACGGAGCATCTTTTAATGGGCATTTTACACTCAAACGGTAA